One Campylobacterota bacterium DNA window includes the following coding sequences:
- a CDS encoding DNA adenine methylase, whose protein sequence is MSKPTRPPLRYHGGKWRVADRIIELMPPHMTYVEPFGGGAGVLLRKSRSKNEIYNDLDGDIVNVFRVLRDPVDSAKLIQLLELTPFAREEMKLGWEDTDDPVEQARRCIVRSHMGFGSAGATKGRTGFRGLDRCEASFSAPAKQWDALPDHLHAIITRMKGVVIENMEAERLIDTVDHEGTFFYVDPPYLPETRSSMDSGTKYYRHEMTAEDHEQLLKKLLQVNGMVLLSGYDSDLYNDMLKDWRMISFDARASSKAGTVIRKECVWISPNAEQPNLFNIW, encoded by the coding sequence ATGAGTAAACCGACACGACCACCGCTCAGATACCACGGCGGGAAGTGGCGCGTGGCTGACAGGATCATCGAACTCATGCCCCCACACATGACATACGTCGAACCATTCGGGGGGGGTGCTGGTGTGCTGTTGCGCAAATCGCGAAGCAAAAACGAGATCTACAACGACCTCGACGGCGATATCGTCAATGTGTTCAGAGTACTCCGTGACCCGGTTGATTCTGCGAAACTCATTCAGCTGCTAGAACTGACACCGTTCGCTCGCGAAGAGATGAAGCTCGGTTGGGAAGATACTGACGATCCTGTAGAGCAGGCTCGCCGATGTATCGTCAGATCCCATATGGGGTTCGGATCGGCCGGTGCCACAAAAGGACGCACCGGTTTCCGTGGGCTTGATCGATGCGAAGCATCTTTCAGCGCTCCGGCGAAACAATGGGATGCCCTGCCGGATCACCTTCATGCGATCATCACACGTATGAAAGGGGTGGTCATCGAAAATATGGAAGCGGAGCGTCTGATCGATACCGTCGACCATGAAGGTACCTTTTTCTACGTCGACCCTCCTTATCTTCCTGAGACGCGGTCTTCTATGGATTCTGGTACAAAGTACTATCGCCACGAAATGACCGCAGAAGACCATGAGCAGCTGCTAAAAAAACTTCTGCAGGTGAACGGGATGGTATTACTGTCCGGGTATGACTCCGATCTCTACAACGACATGCTCAAAGACTGGCGTATGATCAGCTTCGATGCAAGAGCATCTTCCAAAGCAGGTACAGTCATTCGAAAAGAGTGCGTCTGGATCTCTCCGAACGCTGAACAGCCGAATTTATTCAATATTTGGTGA
- a CDS encoding helix-turn-helix domain-containing protein: MTKLITYRDIEKIYGLKKNTLTKLYMKGEFIPAIKVGNRNYFEVEKLEKWIESKKVDIAS, from the coding sequence ATGACAAAGCTTATCACATACCGCGATATTGAAAAAATCTACGGACTGAAAAAAAACACCCTTACGAAACTCTACATGAAGGGAGAATTCATACCGGCGATCAAAGTTGGAAACCGAAATTATTTCGAGGTGGAAAAGCTTGAAAAGTGGATTGAATCTAAAAAAGTTGATATCGCATCGTGA
- the argB gene encoding acetylglutamate kinase yields the protein MQKKIDTVKTLMDAMPFIKEFRDEIVVIKYGGSAQSSEELKAKFAQDIVLLHLVGVKVVIVHGGGSRISQLLGDLKIPTEFIDGERVSTPEVMRIVEMVLSGEINKEITSLLNSHGAKAIGISGKDAHFLKAKPKDEAKFGLTGRVSEVKADVIHNLLRENFIPVIAPIGADEALGHPGYNINADLAASAIAAAIGACKVIFMTDTPGVLNKEKELFSTLSEAEVEALKKDGTISGGMVPKVDACLEAVDGGVKKAHIIDGRIEHAILLELFTSEGVGTQITL from the coding sequence ATGCAAAAAAAGATTGATACCGTCAAAACCCTGATGGACGCGATGCCGTTCATCAAAGAGTTTCGTGACGAGATCGTCGTCATTAAATACGGCGGATCGGCACAAAGCTCCGAAGAACTCAAGGCCAAATTCGCGCAGGATATCGTATTGCTGCACCTGGTGGGAGTCAAGGTCGTCATCGTCCACGGCGGAGGGAGCCGCATCAGCCAGCTGCTGGGGGATCTGAAGATCCCGACCGAGTTTATCGACGGCGAACGGGTCAGCACCCCCGAAGTGATGCGGATCGTCGAAATGGTCCTCAGCGGGGAGATCAACAAGGAGATCACGTCGCTGCTCAATTCCCACGGGGCCAAGGCGATCGGGATCAGCGGGAAAGATGCCCACTTCCTCAAAGCCAAGCCCAAAGACGAAGCCAAATTCGGCCTTACGGGACGGGTGAGCGAGGTCAAAGCCGACGTCATCCACAACCTCCTGCGCGAAAACTTCATCCCCGTCATTGCCCCCATCGGTGCCGACGAAGCGTTGGGACACCCGGGTTACAACATCAATGCCGATCTCGCCGCATCGGCCATCGCCGCCGCCATCGGTGCGTGCAAAGTGATTTTTATGACCGATACTCCGGGGGTGCTGAACAAAGAGAAAGAACTTTTCTCTACCCTCAGCGAAGCGGAAGTCGAAGCGCTGAAAAAAGACGGAACGATTAGCGGCGGGATGGTTCCCAAAGTGGATGCGTGCCTTGAAGCGGTGGACGGCGGCGTCAAAAAAGCGCACATCATCGACGGCCGGATCGAGCACGCGATTTTGCTCGAACTTTTCACCTCCGAAGGGGTGGGGACGCAGATCACCCTGTGA
- a CDS encoding tetraacyldisaccharide 4'-kinase: MKRFLTRWGEGYLYRPSLLQKLLSLLLLPLSALYCLCAYIRYRRSVPKNQGIPVVSVGNLIVGGSGKTPLVIELARRFTKPAVVLRGYGRSSRGMVVVKDRDILCDIAQSGDEAMLYAKSLPHAVVIVSEIRERAIAEAKAIGCDVVLLDDGYGKHAIEKLDLLIRVPTPNPFCLPSGAFREKLWKGKAAIIAEEGTTFTRRVSIQNPTRKMVLVTAIARPERLDPHLPEVIEKVYFEDHHLFTPGELEAIVKRTGATSLLVTQKDFVKMASFNLNLTVMELSLDVDEALIEQVKEYVNAKKD; this comes from the coding sequence GTGAAACGCTTTCTGACACGATGGGGGGAGGGGTATCTGTATCGCCCCTCTCTGCTCCAGAAACTCCTTTCGCTTTTGCTGCTCCCCTTAAGCGCCCTGTATTGTCTGTGCGCCTACATCCGCTACCGTCGAAGCGTTCCCAAAAATCAGGGTATACCGGTTGTCAGCGTCGGCAACCTGATTGTGGGGGGGAGCGGTAAAACGCCTCTGGTGATCGAACTGGCACGCCGCTTTACCAAACCCGCCGTCGTTTTACGCGGGTACGGGAGATCGAGCCGCGGTATGGTGGTCGTCAAAGACCGGGACATTTTGTGCGACATCGCCCAAAGCGGGGACGAAGCGATGCTCTATGCCAAGTCGTTGCCCCATGCCGTGGTGATCGTCAGCGAGATCCGCGAACGGGCCATCGCCGAAGCCAAAGCGATCGGGTGTGACGTCGTGCTGCTCGATGACGGATACGGGAAACACGCCATCGAGAAACTTGACCTGCTGATCCGCGTTCCGACTCCCAATCCGTTCTGCCTCCCCAGCGGAGCCTTCCGCGAAAAACTCTGGAAAGGTAAAGCGGCGATTATCGCCGAAGAGGGGACGACGTTCACCCGTCGGGTGAGCATTCAGAATCCAACGCGTAAAATGGTTCTGGTGACCGCCATCGCCCGTCCCGAACGGCTCGATCCCCATCTCCCCGAAGTAATCGAAAAGGTTTATTTCGAAGATCACCATCTCTTTACCCCCGGCGAACTCGAAGCGATCGTCAAGCGGACCGGGGCGACGAGCCTGCTCGTAACTCAGAAAGACTTCGTTAAAATGGCGTCTTTTAATCTCAACCTCACCGTCATGGAACTTTCCCTGGACGTGGATGAGGCGCTTATCGAACAGGTAAAGGAATACGTCAATGCAAAAAAAGATTGA
- a CDS encoding DegT/DnrJ/EryC1/StrS aminotransferase family protein — protein sequence MNIPFYRVEVGGDEREKIDEVLDGEAPDIIKDLESAFESYIGASYALATSHGTAALHLAMLAIDLKRGDKVLCSINAYPSVPEVVRHFDAEPIFIDIDPDTFNIDLGKLEHYLAENKSKKLKAVIVSHVGGQSVDLDRLYEIAKQYDVKIVEDASDALGATYKGRKIGSTGADITCFDFSPHLRRNVCNGGMLVSDDEEIIERARLLRNHAMVTEDESLGYIYDVTDIGSQYMMSPLDAATILVQLEKQDDIIERQREIAAVYNERLEGAPHIKLPIANEEHPYSLFIIKVDKNRDSFARELSARGIECGLHYIPLHLLSYYKAKYSLRVNDFPVALRSYQQVLSIPNYAALSDDDVDEICEAILDVASTRV from the coding sequence ATGAATATCCCGTTTTATCGTGTCGAAGTCGGAGGAGATGAGAGAGAAAAAATCGACGAGGTGCTCGACGGCGAGGCGCCGGACATCATCAAAGATCTCGAAAGCGCGTTTGAATCGTATATCGGCGCTTCGTACGCCCTGGCCACTTCGCACGGCACTGCGGCACTGCATCTGGCGATGCTGGCGATCGATCTCAAGCGGGGTGACAAGGTACTGTGTTCGATCAATGCCTATCCCTCGGTTCCTGAAGTGGTGCGCCATTTCGACGCCGAGCCGATTTTCATCGATATTGATCCCGATACCTTTAACATCGATCTGGGCAAACTCGAGCATTATCTGGCCGAGAACAAAAGCAAAAAACTCAAAGCGGTCATCGTTTCGCACGTGGGTGGGCAGAGCGTCGACCTAGACCGCCTCTACGAGATCGCCAAACAATACGACGTCAAAATCGTCGAAGACGCTTCAGACGCACTGGGAGCGACCTATAAAGGCCGGAAAATCGGTTCGACCGGCGCCGACATCACCTGTTTTGATTTCAGTCCCCATCTCCGCCGCAACGTCTGTAACGGGGGAATGCTCGTCAGCGACGACGAAGAGATCATCGAACGGGCCCGGTTGCTCCGAAACCATGCGATGGTGACCGAAGACGAATCGCTGGGCTACATCTACGACGTCACCGATATCGGGAGCCAGTACATGATGAGCCCGCTGGATGCGGCCACGATCCTCGTGCAGCTTGAAAAGCAAGACGACATCATCGAACGTCAGCGCGAGATCGCCGCGGTGTACAACGAGCGTCTCGAAGGGGCACCCCACATCAAACTGCCGATTGCGAACGAAGAACATCCCTATTCGCTCTTCATCATCAAAGTCGACAAAAACCGCGACTCTTTCGCCCGTGAGCTTTCGGCGCGCGGGATCGAATGCGGCCTCCACTACATTCCCCTGCACCTGCTGAGCTACTACAAGGCAAAATATTCGCTGCGCGTCAACGATTTTCCGGTCGCGCTGCGCAGTTACCAGCAGGTTCTTTCGATTCCCAACTACGCCGCTTTGAGCGACGATGATGTCGACGAGATCTGCGAAGCAATTCTGGACGTAGCGTCGACCCGGGTGTGA
- a CDS encoding NAD+ synthase, with protein sequence MGKYALISEYLTRFLEEEVRKTGLAKTVVGLSGGIDSAVVAVLAHRAFGDDLLCVKMPSHYSSQSSLDDADELCRVFGLRSETRTIEPMLRAYGEEGMSALRIGNLSARLRMVTLFDISAREGALVLGTSNKSELMLGYGTLYGDLASALNPIGDLYKTEVFELARHLGIPDSILSKPPSADLWEGQSDEAEIGYPYSDLDRVLKRYVEERHTREEMIMGGEKPDLVDMIIGKIYKNQFKRRMPVIAKLTARTVNIDFNYPRDITL encoded by the coding sequence GTGGGCAAGTACGCATTGATCAGCGAGTATCTGACACGGTTTTTGGAAGAGGAAGTTCGCAAGACCGGCCTCGCTAAAACGGTCGTCGGTTTAAGCGGCGGTATTGATTCGGCCGTGGTCGCGGTGCTGGCTCACCGTGCATTCGGAGATGATCTTCTGTGCGTCAAAATGCCCTCGCACTATTCGTCCCAAAGCAGCCTGGACGACGCCGACGAACTGTGCCGCGTTTTCGGCCTTCGCAGCGAAACCCGCACCATCGAACCGATGTTACGCGCCTACGGAGAAGAGGGGATGTCGGCGCTTCGCATCGGCAACCTCTCCGCACGGCTTCGGATGGTGACGCTGTTTGATATTTCCGCGCGTGAAGGGGCACTGGTGCTGGGGACCAGCAACAAAAGCGAATTGATGCTCGGCTACGGAACCCTCTACGGCGATCTGGCCAGCGCCCTCAACCCGATCGGCGATTTGTACAAAACCGAGGTTTTCGAACTGGCCCGCCATCTTGGGATTCCCGATTCCATCCTTTCCAAACCGCCCAGCGCCGATTTGTGGGAAGGGCAGAGCGACGAAGCCGAGATCGGCTACCCTTACAGCGATCTGGACCGTGTGTTGAAACGTTACGTTGAGGAACGCCATACACGCGAAGAGATGATCATGGGTGGAGAAAAACCCGATTTGGTCGATATGATTATCGGAAAGATTTATAAAAATCAGTTCAAACGCCGCATGCCGGTAATCGCCAAACTGACAGCGCGTACCGTCAATATCGATTTCAATTATCCCAGAGATATAACCCTATAA
- a CDS encoding ferritin-like domain-containing protein yields MELYGTLETLLETAAPAEKIGGFKTFYAAYQNGSVSRDPARACRVFEHPSYEGFCTIADPKEVPRRNHLKSPHGQTLLLHAIAHIEYSAIDLALDAVYRFRDEGEEFERDWLEVADDEVRHFEMIEALLRELGSGYGAYPVHDALFEASMRTLSLSERMAVVPRYLEANGLDATPQILRKLEPHKKEPMVAKIIAALHVILDEEVDHVRKGDKWFARSCRKEQIPQSSYFEIIERHYPGSFPRKIDINCEARRRAGFAQGELEKISSNRC; encoded by the coding sequence ATGGAACTTTACGGTACTCTCGAAACACTGCTGGAAACGGCCGCCCCGGCCGAAAAGATCGGGGGATTCAAAACCTTTTATGCCGCCTATCAAAACGGGAGCGTCAGCCGCGATCCCGCCCGGGCGTGTCGGGTTTTCGAACACCCCTCGTATGAGGGATTTTGTACGATCGCCGATCCCAAAGAGGTCCCGCGGCGTAACCATCTCAAATCTCCCCACGGCCAGACGTTGCTGCTGCACGCGATCGCCCACATCGAATACAGCGCGATCGATCTCGCCCTTGATGCGGTTTACCGGTTTCGGGACGAAGGGGAGGAGTTCGAACGCGACTGGCTCGAAGTGGCCGACGACGAGGTTCGTCATTTCGAGATGATCGAGGCGCTGTTGCGCGAACTCGGGAGCGGATACGGAGCATATCCGGTACACGACGCGCTGTTCGAAGCATCGATGCGGACACTGAGCCTCAGCGAACGGATGGCGGTAGTCCCCCGTTACCTCGAAGCCAACGGTCTGGACGCGACGCCGCAGATCCTGCGAAAACTCGAGCCGCACAAAAAAGAGCCGATGGTCGCGAAAATCATCGCGGCGCTCCACGTCATTCTCGACGAAGAGGTCGATCACGTCCGAAAAGGGGACAAATGGTTTGCCCGATCCTGCCGAAAAGAGCAGATCCCCCAATCTTCGTATTTCGAAATCATCGAACGTCATTACCCCGGGAGCTTTCCCCGAAAAATCGATATCAACTGCGAGGCCCGGCGGCGCGCCGGATTTGCCCAGGGGGAACTTGAAAAAATTTCGTCGAACCGATGTTGA
- a CDS encoding MBL fold metallo-hydrolase produces MEILKRPMGDYQTNCYIVKIDGKEIIIDPGMGATEWVLSNVSSPVAILNTHGHFDHVWSNSELQRRLGVPLYAPKADLMLLSGSTWMPDLPPSVPDVEVDGDQTFDISGIRVTFHHFPGHCPGCSMIEIGDAVFSGDFLFEGSIGRWDFPYSDPEAMRQSLKKFALWSDDKPLYPGHGRATSVRAEQRNVDYWLKVV; encoded by the coding sequence ATGGAAATTCTAAAACGCCCGATGGGCGATTATCAGACCAACTGCTATATCGTCAAAATCGACGGCAAGGAGATCATCATCGATCCGGGGATGGGGGCCACCGAATGGGTCCTTTCCAACGTCTCCAGTCCCGTCGCCATCCTCAATACCCACGGTCATTTCGACCACGTATGGAGCAACAGCGAACTCCAGCGCAGGCTGGGCGTCCCCCTCTACGCTCCCAAAGCGGATCTTATGCTTCTTTCGGGGAGTACGTGGATGCCCGATCTTCCCCCCTCGGTTCCCGATGTCGAAGTTGACGGGGACCAAACGTTTGACATTTCGGGGATCCGGGTGACGTTCCACCATTTTCCGGGCCACTGCCCGGGGTGTTCGATGATCGAGATCGGTGATGCCGTTTTCAGCGGCGATTTTCTGTTCGAAGGTTCGATCGGGCGTTGGGATTTCCCCTACTCCGATCCCGAAGCGATGCGCCAAAGCCTCAAAAAGTTTGCGCTCTGGAGCGACGACAAACCGCTCTATCCGGGCCACGGAAGAGCAACGAGCGTCCGTGCGGAACAGCGTAACGTCGACTACTGGCTGAAGGTGGTCTAA